A portion of the Rhodospirillaceae bacterium genome contains these proteins:
- a CDS encoding sel1 repeat family protein — MIRLFLTCLSLITCFTALPLPPSLSPALASMAEGKAALRQGDLFNAHGHFITEGNKGNPQAQLYLGWMYYNGKGVKRNFKTSFSWYEAAAKNGMLEAWNALGLMYERGLGVSKDGKKATEWYLKGAAKGDAVTQYHLGVVYREGKIIKQDYKEAAKWFYAAAKQEDSLAQYELAVLYDFGRGVKKNTTAAAGWYWKAAHQGHVDAQFNLGVAYERGDGVEKDLIQALTWYKIALTGGGKDGTAAVIGQLEPQDINRAEALAQRWLRQNKKPN; from the coding sequence ATGATACGACTTTTTTTAACCTGCCTTAGCCTGATCACCTGTTTTACAGCGCTGCCATTGCCGCCCTCGCTGTCCCCTGCGCTTGCCAGCATGGCCGAGGGGAAGGCTGCTTTAAGACAAGGCGATCTTTTTAACGCACACGGACATTTTATAACCGAGGGCAACAAGGGAAACCCACAGGCGCAGCTTTACTTAGGGTGGATGTATTACAACGGCAAAGGCGTAAAACGGAACTTCAAAACTTCTTTCTCATGGTACGAGGCGGCGGCCAAAAATGGAATGTTGGAGGCATGGAACGCGCTTGGGCTGATGTATGAGAGAGGTCTAGGTGTTTCCAAAGACGGCAAGAAAGCGACGGAATGGTACCTGAAAGGTGCCGCAAAGGGAGATGCGGTGACTCAATATCACCTGGGCGTCGTCTACCGCGAAGGCAAGATTATCAAACAAGATTACAAAGAAGCCGCCAAGTGGTTCTATGCTGCCGCCAAACAAGAAGATTCTCTCGCCCAATATGAACTGGCCGTTCTCTACGACTTTGGCCGGGGCGTTAAAAAGAATACAACAGCTGCTGCCGGCTGGTACTGGAAAGCCGCCCATCAAGGACATGTGGATGCGCAGTTTAATCTCGGCGTCGCCTACGAACGGGGCGACGGAGTAGAAAAAGACCTCATCCAGGCCCTCACCTGGTACAAGATCGCGTTAACTGGCGGGGGCAAGGACGGTACTGCCGCCGTAATTGGCCAGTTAGAACCCCAAGACATTAATCGCGCAGAAGCACTGGCACAGCGCTGGCTGCGTCAAAACAAAAAACCTAATTAA
- a CDS encoding tetratricopeptide repeat protein: protein MSLTIEQLFQQATQKVQTGDWTGAGILLEGVLSQTPEHGDALHFLGLIRYQSGDAEAAVPLLQKAAAATANHPAVMANYGSVLNALGRWPEAEVAHRQALKGDPGNPQALAGLATALMELGRPDEALEFCEQAVQSDATNPASQITLGNIYRRLGELDQAVEGYKQAIKLAPSDAMAHANMGAALRELGKLDAAETACRKAIDLRPDYAEAYNNLGNVLQAADDGEAALVAFRRALTLNPNMSDAEANRGATLYRMDRLEEAEAAYHEAIALNPGDAKAYNGLGIVQLALGRTDDAVGQFRRAVDLNPLLADAFYNLASSRGEQFGDSDVATVEDLISKGTVDHSGTVLLHFALAEVADQRQDWDNAFEHARQGNTLRRELLEAEGNGFDADTFDAWVGEIIGVFDGAYFQNNRASAKGSDKPVFVVGMPRSGTTLVEQILAAHPDVHGAGELDRISMIAKDLSAGSFPSGFKTAEQTDISRAAKAHVKSLGELGEGALRVIDKTPFNFLYLGLIAQAFPGASLIHCMRDPRDTAISCYFQNFVSAHAWSTDLGDIARYIRAYGRIMDHWREVLPVTLTEVRYESLVADQEAESRRLIEAVGLAWDDACLNFYKSPRPVKTASSWQVRRPIHGGAVARWRRYEKQLGPYVDLL, encoded by the coding sequence ATGTCCCTGACCATTGAGCAACTCTTTCAGCAAGCAACCCAAAAAGTACAGACCGGGGACTGGACGGGAGCCGGAATTCTACTTGAAGGGGTTTTGAGCCAGACTCCAGAACACGGCGATGCCTTACATTTCTTAGGCTTGATCCGATACCAGTCTGGCGATGCAGAGGCTGCGGTTCCCCTGTTGCAAAAAGCGGCTGCAGCAACAGCCAACCATCCAGCGGTCATGGCAAATTACGGGTCTGTCCTTAATGCGTTAGGCCGATGGCCCGAAGCTGAGGTAGCGCATCGCCAGGCATTGAAAGGGGACCCTGGTAACCCGCAAGCCTTGGCTGGCCTGGCTACGGCATTAATGGAACTGGGGCGGCCTGATGAGGCGTTAGAGTTCTGCGAACAAGCGGTTCAGAGTGACGCTACCAACCCGGCATCACAGATTACGTTGGGCAATATCTACCGCCGTTTGGGAGAATTAGATCAGGCGGTTGAGGGGTACAAACAGGCAATTAAATTGGCCCCCAGCGATGCCATGGCACATGCAAATATGGGAGCGGCCTTACGCGAACTTGGAAAGTTGGATGCCGCCGAGACAGCCTGCCGCAAGGCCATTGATCTGCGGCCAGATTATGCGGAGGCCTATAACAATCTAGGCAATGTGTTGCAGGCTGCAGACGACGGGGAGGCGGCGTTGGTCGCCTTTCGTCGGGCCCTAACTCTCAACCCCAATATGTCGGATGCGGAGGCAAATCGTGGCGCAACGTTGTATCGGATGGATCGATTGGAAGAGGCCGAAGCGGCTTATCACGAGGCTATTGCTCTCAACCCCGGCGATGCCAAGGCGTATAATGGACTGGGAATCGTTCAGTTGGCCTTGGGCCGAACGGATGACGCTGTCGGCCAATTTCGCCGTGCTGTGGACTTGAATCCGTTGCTAGCTGACGCGTTCTATAACTTAGCTTCCAGCCGTGGCGAGCAATTTGGAGACAGCGATGTCGCGACGGTCGAAGATTTAATTTCGAAGGGAACCGTTGATCATTCTGGCACGGTCCTTTTGCACTTTGCCCTCGCTGAGGTCGCCGATCAGCGCCAAGATTGGGACAATGCCTTCGAGCATGCCCGACAAGGAAACACTCTTCGGCGCGAGCTTTTAGAGGCTGAGGGTAATGGCTTCGATGCAGATACGTTTGATGCGTGGGTGGGGGAGATCATTGGCGTATTTGACGGTGCTTATTTTCAAAATAATAGGGCAAGCGCTAAGGGTTCTGATAAGCCAGTGTTTGTTGTCGGCATGCCGCGCTCTGGGACGACGCTGGTGGAACAGATTCTCGCGGCCCATCCAGATGTTCATGGTGCCGGAGAGCTTGATCGAATTTCCATGATAGCCAAGGACTTGTCTGCGGGCTCTTTTCCTTCAGGATTCAAAACGGCGGAGCAGACCGACATCTCCCGGGCTGCAAAGGCACATGTAAAATCTCTTGGTGAGCTTGGCGAGGGTGCATTGCGGGTGATCGACAAGACGCCGTTTAATTTTCTGTACTTGGGCCTCATCGCGCAGGCGTTCCCAGGAGCGTCACTTATCCATTGTATGCGTGATCCTCGCGATACCGCGATATCGTGTTACTTCCAGAACTTTGTTTCTGCCCATGCGTGGAGTACGGACCTGGGTGATATTGCGCGCTATATCAGGGCCTATGGCCGGATCATGGATCATTGGAGAGAGGTTCTTCCTGTCACCCTAACAGAGGTGCGTTATGAGTCCCTGGTCGCCGATCAAGAGGCGGAAAGCCGCCGCTTAATAGAAGCGGTAGGGCTCGCGTGGGATGACGCATGTCTCAATTTTTACAAGAGTCCCAGACCGGTTAAGACGGCCAGCAGTTGGCAGGTGCGGCGTCCTATTCATGGCGGTGCGGTGGCGCGGTGGCGTAGGTATGAGAAACAATTGGGGCCGTATGTGGATTTGCTTTAA
- a CDS encoding alcohol dehydrogenase catalytic domain-containing protein, whose translation MTALNIPKTMKAWVLGDPDELLLIEKPVPQPGPAEVLVRIDAIAVCATDLEVISHGPPAMIEGGLPFNKQFIPGHEYMGTVVKLGTSVDEIEVGERVAVEIHAGCGRCKRCRQGMYTSCHNYGKNYGDQDKGHRANGYTTDGGFTEYAVNNINTLIRVPEGISDEEATLIVTAGTATYGLDVLGGLIAGESVVVTGGGPIGLLAIAVAKTLGAAPVILTDIENNRLEIGRELGADITLNARDVNVVEEVRKISGGPGCDYVMECSGAPNALNEAADMVSRGGRICLAAFAAQPVTFDPAKLVMDNIYMFGIRGEGKSAVKRAGSLMAQGRINAKPIHTHTFGLDEVPTAIKYAREKIDGAIKVVIKMREA comes from the coding sequence ATGACGGCGCTAAATATTCCCAAAACAATGAAAGCTTGGGTCCTAGGAGACCCGGACGAGCTTTTACTCATCGAAAAACCGGTTCCGCAACCAGGTCCGGCCGAAGTCCTCGTTCGCATTGACGCGATTGCTGTCTGTGCCACGGACCTGGAAGTCATTTCCCACGGCCCACCTGCCATGATTGAAGGCGGGCTGCCGTTCAACAAGCAATTCATCCCGGGCCACGAATACATGGGGACCGTGGTGAAACTGGGGACTAGCGTTGACGAAATTGAGGTTGGTGAACGGGTCGCTGTTGAAATACATGCGGGGTGTGGGCGCTGCAAACGCTGCCGCCAAGGCATGTACACGTCCTGCCACAACTACGGCAAAAACTACGGCGACCAGGATAAGGGACACAGGGCAAATGGCTACACGACAGATGGTGGTTTTACCGAATACGCGGTTAATAATATCAACACTCTTATACGCGTGCCGGAAGGCATAAGTGACGAAGAAGCGACGCTTATTGTCACGGCAGGAACCGCCACCTACGGGCTTGATGTCTTGGGCGGGCTTATTGCTGGGGAAAGCGTAGTCGTCACGGGAGGTGGCCCCATCGGCTTGCTGGCAATTGCCGTCGCTAAGACGCTCGGCGCCGCTCCGGTCATTTTGACGGACATTGAGAATAACCGCCTGGAGATCGGTCGTGAACTTGGCGCGGACATCACCCTGAATGCCCGCGACGTGAATGTCGTTGAAGAGGTCCGTAAGATTTCCGGAGGTCCTGGCTGTGACTACGTCATGGAATGTTCCGGTGCGCCCAATGCCCTGAATGAAGCCGCCGATATGGTCAGTCGTGGCGGACGCATCTGTCTCGCAGCATTCGCCGCCCAACCTGTCACGTTCGATCCAGCCAAACTGGTCATGGATAACATCTATATGTTCGGCATTCGCGGCGAAGGCAAAAGCGCCGTCAAACGGGCTGGCTCTCTCATGGCGCAAGGACGAATTAACGCCAAGCCAATCCACACCCACACCTTCGGGTTAGACGAAGTGCCCACAGCCATCAAATACGCGCGCGAAAAGATTGATGGCGCCATAAAAGTTGTTATTAAAATGCGAGAGGCGTAA
- a CDS encoding orotate phosphoribosyltransferase has protein sequence MPTDSQTTEAGLATAKALLDIKAVNFRPEEPYILTAGWASPVYIDCRWVISFTEERRKIIQLGVDLLQSEGVLDATDMMAGGETAGIPYAAWLSEATSKPMLYVRKEPKGFGRRARIEGNLDDGKHVLLVEDLATDGGSKLNFVNALREAGATVSDSFVVFYYGVFAGALDSLEEAGITLRYLATWHDVLKVAEEQQSFSPEAIQGVKEFLADPIGWSADHGGKGAD, from the coding sequence ATGCCAACAGACAGCCAAACCACCGAAGCCGGTCTTGCGACAGCCAAGGCCCTGCTTGATATCAAAGCCGTTAATTTCAGGCCTGAAGAGCCTTATATTCTGACCGCAGGTTGGGCGAGTCCGGTCTATATTGATTGCCGCTGGGTGATCTCGTTTACTGAGGAACGACGGAAGATTATCCAGTTGGGCGTTGATCTCTTACAAAGCGAAGGTGTCTTGGATGCAACCGATATGATGGCGGGCGGTGAAACTGCGGGAATTCCTTATGCTGCCTGGCTTTCAGAAGCGACATCCAAGCCCATGCTCTACGTCCGAAAAGAACCAAAAGGATTTGGCCGGAGAGCTCGCATCGAAGGGAACTTGGATGACGGCAAGCACGTGCTGCTGGTCGAAGACCTTGCAACCGACGGCGGTAGCAAGCTCAACTTCGTCAACGCCCTGCGGGAGGCTGGTGCTACCGTCAGCGACTCATTCGTTGTATTTTATTACGGCGTCTTTGCCGGGGCGCTGGATAGCCTTGAAGAAGCCGGTATCACACTTCGCTATCTGGCAACATGGCATGATGTTTTGAAGGTTGCGGAAGAACAGCAATCCTTCAGCCCGGAAGCCATCCAAGGCGTAAAAGAATTTTTGGCAGATCCGATTGGATGGTCCGCAGATCATGGCGGCAAGGGAGCGGATTAG
- a CDS encoding PhzF family phenazine biosynthesis protein, whose translation MARYAYYTLDVFTDRIFGGNPLAVFPDGRGLDTAQMQTVAREFNISETVFVLPPDQPDHTRKLRIFTPGTELPFAGHPTVGTAHLLAAIGEIPLEGPETRIVFEEGVGPVPVTIYGANGHPTQAQLSAAQMPEYGAPPPSNTDLAEVLSLNEDDILSDPAPNAVSCGVGFLFIMLRDLDALARAQIRPEAWERLLSDYWAPHPYLLTPSGSFGDGGPYSTYRARMFAPSMGIVEDPATGGAATALAGFLVPSGTLKNGTACWSVDQGVEMGRPSRLEIEADISKGVITGIRVSGSSVMVSQGEMEIQDNT comes from the coding sequence ATGGCGCGTTATGCATACTATACTCTAGACGTCTTCACAGATCGTATTTTTGGTGGCAATCCGCTGGCCGTATTTCCCGATGGTCGCGGGCTGGATACGGCGCAAATGCAGACGGTTGCGCGTGAATTCAATATTTCGGAAACCGTGTTCGTGTTGCCACCGGATCAACCTGACCATACCCGAAAGTTGCGCATCTTTACGCCGGGTACAGAACTACCCTTTGCAGGCCATCCAACCGTCGGTACGGCTCATCTATTGGCTGCCATCGGCGAGATTCCACTCGAAGGTCCTGAAACTCGTATTGTCTTTGAAGAAGGTGTCGGCCCTGTTCCGGTGACAATCTATGGGGCCAATGGTCACCCCACCCAGGCACAATTATCTGCGGCTCAAATGCCTGAGTACGGCGCACCCCCGCCCTCCAACACGGACCTTGCGGAGGTTCTATCACTCAATGAAGATGATATTCTAAGCGATCCCGCCCCTAATGCTGTATCCTGTGGCGTGGGTTTTCTTTTCATAATGCTCAGGGACCTTGATGCGTTGGCCAGGGCTCAAATTCGGCCCGAGGCTTGGGAACGTCTTCTCTCAGATTATTGGGCGCCTCATCCCTACCTCCTGACCCCATCCGGTTCATTTGGCGATGGTGGTCCGTATTCGACATATCGTGCCCGGATGTTCGCCCCATCCATGGGAATTGTAGAAGACCCTGCTACTGGCGGCGCAGCCACGGCACTTGCTGGTTTTCTTGTTCCATCCGGGACTTTAAAAAACGGAACCGCCTGCTGGTCGGTGGATCAAGGAGTTGAAATGGGGCGCCCCAGTCGGCTTGAAATAGAAGCCGATATTTCGAAAGGCGTAATTACAGGCATTCGGGTCAGTGGTAGTTCTGTCATGGTCAGCCAAGGCGAAATGGAAATTCAAGACAACACCTAG
- the hspQ gene encoding heat shock protein HspQ — MNETTAKFSVGQLVSHKLFDYRGVVVDVDPFFKGTEQWYQGMAKSKPPRDQPWYHVLVDGQNINTYVAERNLEADDNIMPVNHYEIGLHFERLGETGYISLRKGN, encoded by the coding sequence ATGAACGAAACCACTGCAAAATTTAGTGTCGGACAACTCGTCAGCCACAAGCTGTTTGATTACCGCGGTGTTGTTGTGGATGTGGACCCCTTCTTCAAAGGCACCGAGCAATGGTACCAAGGCATGGCAAAATCCAAGCCGCCGCGCGACCAGCCCTGGTATCACGTCCTTGTCGATGGCCAAAACATCAACACCTATGTCGCGGAACGAAATCTCGAAGCCGATGATAATATTATGCCGGTAAATCACTACGAAATTGGCCTCCATTTTGAACGCCTTGGAGAGACCGGCTATATCTCTCTTCGCAAGGGCAATTAA
- a CDS encoding sensor histidine kinase: MSTKPLNSLKGRFLLLLVPLLVALGAVFFVAFDIVIRDVVNALGRSAAEKQVLNDRARSLVPIVKEITLAERLSQSPAMLVWARDEADSKLKQQGLAVLESYRKAFRDGSYFFVIDKSGNYYFNDRANKYAGKQLRYTLKPDNPKDGWYYSTKAKGGNCTLNVDFDPELKVTKLWINCLLKDETGVAGIIGTGLDLSSFINSVVKANEPGVANMFIDQDGAIQAHPNIDAIDFHTVTKKADAKKTIFSLIGSEIERQNLKDQMVALAKSPGAVSTLFMNIEGQTQLVGLAYVKEIGWYNVTVMDLEQIILSSHFLPLALLVLVSIIITVVLIGGLLNRVVLVPIAKLDMSVQAMREGDYQIDIKVDSNDEIGRLATNFTNMAGNVNSAIERISTAHKAAQAANMSKSEFLANMSHELRTPLNAIIGFSEALSSGALNVELPELAQSYVNDINSSGHHLLELINDILDMSAIESGKMTLHQAPVHLMQLVSFGKEIVVPVATKKDISITSEVPIDFPVINVDERRMRQVVINLLTNAVKYSNPGSHVTITAKNIGDNIALGFRDNGIGMTDEELKIALTPFGRVESSYSAHEDGGGTGLGLPLCQSLAEAHGGSMIVESVKGEGTTVTVNLPASLFVST; the protein is encoded by the coding sequence ATGAGCACAAAGCCTCTAAATAGCCTGAAGGGAAGGTTCTTACTTCTTCTCGTGCCCCTGTTGGTGGCACTGGGGGCCGTATTCTTTGTCGCCTTTGATATTGTGATACGCGATGTCGTTAATGCCTTAGGCCGAAGCGCTGCAGAAAAGCAGGTTCTCAATGATCGGGCTCGATCACTTGTCCCAATTGTAAAAGAAATCACTCTCGCAGAGCGCTTATCTCAATCACCGGCAATGCTCGTTTGGGCTCGTGATGAGGCAGACTCAAAGCTCAAACAACAGGGCTTAGCGGTTCTAGAGAGCTACCGTAAAGCATTTCGAGACGGCAGTTACTTCTTCGTTATCGACAAATCCGGCAATTACTATTTCAACGACCGCGCCAACAAATATGCTGGCAAACAACTCCGCTATACCCTGAAGCCCGATAATCCAAAAGACGGCTGGTACTATTCCACCAAAGCCAAAGGGGGCAACTGCACCTTGAACGTGGATTTCGACCCTGAGCTAAAAGTCACGAAACTTTGGATCAACTGTCTCCTCAAGGATGAAACCGGCGTCGCCGGGATCATTGGCACCGGACTCGATCTTTCTAGTTTTATCAACAGTGTGGTAAAGGCTAACGAGCCGGGCGTGGCCAACATGTTCATTGACCAGGATGGGGCGATCCAGGCACATCCGAATATAGATGCCATTGATTTCCATACGGTAACTAAAAAAGCCGATGCAAAAAAAACCATCTTCAGTTTGATCGGCTCAGAAATCGAGCGTCAAAATTTAAAAGATCAGATGGTGGCCCTGGCAAAGTCGCCTGGCGCTGTTTCGACCCTATTCATGAATATTGAAGGTCAGACACAATTGGTAGGGCTCGCCTATGTGAAGGAAATTGGTTGGTATAATGTCACGGTGATGGACCTTGAGCAGATTATCTTGTCGTCTCATTTCCTGCCACTGGCGCTTTTGGTTCTTGTCTCAATTATCATTACCGTCGTGTTAATTGGCGGCTTGCTGAACCGAGTTGTTCTCGTCCCCATCGCCAAATTGGACATGTCGGTGCAGGCGATGAGGGAAGGTGACTACCAAATCGATATTAAGGTAGACAGCAATGACGAAATTGGACGACTGGCGACAAACTTTACAAATATGGCTGGCAACGTAAATAGCGCGATTGAGCGCATTAGCACGGCCCACAAAGCCGCCCAAGCTGCAAACATGTCCAAGTCAGAATTCCTAGCCAACATGTCGCACGAACTGCGGACGCCGCTGAACGCCATTATCGGGTTTTCTGAAGCACTGAGTTCCGGCGCCTTGAACGTTGAACTCCCCGAGTTGGCTCAAAGCTACGTCAACGACATCAATAGCTCTGGCCATCATCTGCTGGAATTGATCAATGACATCCTCGACATGTCAGCCATTGAATCAGGAAAAATGACGCTCCACCAAGCGCCGGTCCACTTGATGCAATTGGTGTCCTTTGGCAAAGAAATCGTCGTCCCGGTGGCGACCAAAAAGGATATTTCGATCACCAGCGAAGTACCGATAGATTTTCCCGTCATCAACGTCGATGAGCGTCGCATGCGCCAAGTGGTTATCAACCTGCTCACAAATGCGGTTAAGTATAGCAACCCGGGCTCGCACGTTACGATCACCGCAAAAAATATCGGTGACAATATTGCATTGGGGTTTCGTGATAATGGCATAGGCATGACAGACGAAGAGTTGAAAATCGCTTTAACACCCTTCGGGCGGGTGGAAAGCAGCTATTCCGCGCATGAAGATGGCGGCGGCACAGGATTGGGATTGCCGCTGTGCCAAAGCCTGGCCGAAGCGCACGGCGGATCTATGATCGTGGAAAGCGTGAAGGGGGAAGGAACGACTGTAACCGTTAATTTGCCCGCATCTCTATTCGTTTCCACTTAG
- a CDS encoding DMT family transporter, whose product MLTFTSADRGQDTNTVLIRFAPVVMVLLWSTGFIGTKLSLYYGEPFTLLLWRCAITAAFMAVVSLLMKAPWPKNIKSIAMASLVGICIHGFFLSGSYLAVSQGVTTGIVALIVGVQPLLTAVAAGLFLGEQITKRQWSGLYLGFIGVVMVISNKFSIGTPEFNGTGFAVMSLFGMTIGTLLQKRYGSEIDMRTNMVIQFTAASLAFAVFAVLFETMEVQWSGELILVQAWLVFALSIGAVAITYVLIKLNSAFEVGSLFYLIPPVVAVLGFLFFGESLDIYGIMGMGVAVSGVALVTRS is encoded by the coding sequence ATGCTTACTTTTACATCTGCGGATCGCGGACAGGACACGAACACTGTGTTAATTCGCTTCGCTCCCGTTGTCATGGTCCTGCTCTGGAGCACGGGCTTTATTGGGACCAAGCTAAGCCTCTATTACGGTGAACCCTTCACGCTCCTACTTTGGCGATGCGCGATAACGGCGGCCTTTATGGCGGTGGTAAGCTTGCTGATGAAGGCACCATGGCCCAAGAATATAAAGTCCATTGCGATGGCCTCCCTCGTGGGTATTTGTATCCACGGTTTCTTTCTAAGTGGGAGTTATCTTGCGGTTAGTCAGGGTGTCACAACTGGAATTGTCGCTCTTATTGTCGGGGTGCAACCGTTGCTGACTGCGGTTGCTGCAGGGCTGTTTCTGGGCGAACAAATTACCAAGCGACAATGGTCTGGATTGTATCTAGGATTTATCGGCGTGGTTATGGTGATTTCGAATAAGTTCTCAATTGGGACCCCAGAATTTAACGGCACCGGTTTCGCCGTCATGTCATTGTTCGGCATGACCATCGGAACACTGCTTCAGAAACGTTACGGCTCTGAAATTGATATGCGAACGAATATGGTCATACAGTTTACCGCTGCATCGCTGGCATTTGCTGTATTCGCTGTTCTTTTCGAAACCATGGAAGTCCAGTGGTCGGGTGAATTAATTTTAGTACAGGCTTGGCTTGTTTTTGCTCTATCAATTGGGGCTGTCGCCATTACTTATGTGCTTATTAAACTAAATTCAGCGTTTGAGGTCGGCAGCTTATTTTACTTAATTCCCCCCGTCGTTGCCGTTCTAGGGTTCCTATTTTTTGGCGAGTCGTTAGACATTTATGGCATCATGGGGATGGGAGTCGCTGTGTCAGGTGTCGCTTTGGTGACAAGAAGCTAA